From the Solanum pennellii chromosome 4, SPENNV200 genome, one window contains:
- the LOC107015586 gene encoding 40S ribosomal protein S16-like, which translates to MEAAAATAESVQCFGRKKTAVAVTHCKRGKGLIKINGVPIELVQPEILRYKAYEPILLLGRHRFAGVDMRIRVKGGGHTSQIYAIRQSIAKALVAFYQKYVDEQSKKEIKDILVRYDRTLLVADPRRCEPKKFGGRGARSRFQKSYR; encoded by the coding sequence ATGGAGGCGGCGGCAGCAACAGCGGAATCTGTTCAATGCTTCGGGAGGAAGAAGACAGCTGTAGCAGTAACCCACTGCAAACGCGGTAAAGGTTTGATCAAGATCAACGGTGTACCTATCGAGCTAGTTCAGCCAGAGATTCTGAGGTACAAGGCTTATGAACCTATTTTGCTTTTAGGACGACATCGTTTTGCTGGTGTAGACATGAGGATCCGTGTGAAAGGTGGAGGTCACACGTCACAAATCTATGCAATTCGTCAGTCAATAGCGAAAGCACTTGTTGCATTTTACCAGAAGTATGTTGATGAGCAGTCGAAGAAGGAGATTAAGGATATACTTGTGCGATATGATAGGACTTTGCTTGTTGCTGATCCTAGACGATGTGAGCCTAAGAAGTTTGGTGGTCGTGGTGCTCGTTCTAGGTTCCAGAAATCTTACcgttaa